In Acanthochromis polyacanthus isolate Apoly-LR-REF ecotype Palm Island chromosome 15, KAUST_Apoly_ChrSc, whole genome shotgun sequence, a single genomic region encodes these proteins:
- the LOC110958655 gene encoding LOW QUALITY PROTEIN: inhibitor of nuclear factor kappa-B kinase subunit alpha-like (The sequence of the model RefSeq protein was modified relative to this genomic sequence to represent the inferred CDS: deleted 1 base in 1 codon), with amino-acid sequence MERTALKQNQLCGSWEMKGELGTGGFGHVYLYQHLELGTKIAVKLCRLELNSRNKDRWSREIQIMKKLNHVNVVQAREVPEELSSIALNDLPLLAMEYCSRGDLRKLLNKPENCCGLKESEVLSLLSDIGSGIQYLHENKIIHRDLKPENIVLQEVDGKLVHKIIDLGYAKDLEQGSLCTSFVGTLQYLAPELFESKPYTVTVDYWSFGTVIFECTCGFRPFLHHMQPVQWTSKVKNKGPKDIMAVEDMNGEVRFSSRLPYPNNLSRPVLEPVESLLQMLLLWDPATRGGGLDPDTNKPYCYTTLQKILNMKVIHVLDMTSAQLHSVVLGAEESLHSLQLRLETHTQTHISPLSQELLQETGISLDPRRPPAHGLPDGLRGWDTSIVFLFDKSLTKYSGPLTARPLPDSVNFIVRETKTQLPLSALRKVWGEAVSYICGLKEDYIRLYQGQRAAMLSLLRYNTNLTRYKNLLFSQSQQLRAKLAFFKTSIQHDLEQYTKQRNTGISSEKMLKSWQDNEEKADEFTKVADVGYLDEEIVALHSEIVELQRSPFARRQGDIMEQLEKKAIELYKQLKAKCKSPDPPHGYSDSSEMVKTILQTVQNQDRVLKDLYTHLSTILVCKQRIVDLFPKLERAVVDIKTAEAAVMQMQMKRQKEFWYLLRIVCAQSNSPSQSLIQQPTDSETVNQLLDDNQRYLGQLTSLLQDATLEMEHSVMDQDWSWTQYGSEKMEAQKL; translated from the exons ATGGAGCGGACAGCACTGAAACAGAACCAGCTCTGTGGCTCCTGGGAGATGAAGGGGGAACTTGGGACGGGAGGCTTTGGACATGTCTACCTGTACCAGCACCTT GAGTTGGGAACGAAGATTGCTGTGAAACTTTGCCGCCTGGAGCTGAACTCCAGGAACAAAGACCGCTGGAGCAGAGAGATTCAGATAATGAAGAA ACTGAACCATGTGAACGTAGTTCAGGCCAGAGAAGTACCAGAAGAACTGAGCTCCATTGCTTTAAATGACCTACCGCTGCTGGCCATGGAGTACTGTTCAAGAGGAGATCTACGCAAG CTGCTGAATAAACCAGAAAATTGTTGTGGACTAAAGGAGAGTGAGGTCCTTTCGCTGCTCAGTGACATTG GTTCTGGTATCCAATATCTCCATGAAAATAAGATCATTCACAGAGACTTAAAGCCCGAGAACATAGTTTTACAAGAGGTTGATGGGAAG CTGGTCCATAAAATCATAGATCTGGGTTATGCAAAAGACCTGGAGCAGGGAAGTCTCTGTACATCCTTTGTTGGAACTCTTCAGTATCTG GCTCCAGAGCTGTTTGAGAGTAAACCCTACACTGTAACTGTGGACTACTGGAGCTTTGGGACAGTAATCTTTGAATGCACTTGTGGCTTTCGCCCCTTTCTGCACCACATGCAGCCTGTACAGTG GACAAGCAAAGTCAAGAACAAAGGTCCCAAAGACATCATGGCCGTAGAGGACATGAATGGAGAAGTCAGATTCTCCTCACGTCTTCCATATCCCAACAACCTCAGCAG gccTGTGCTAGAACCAGTAGAGTCTCTTCTGCAGATGTTGCTGCTGTGGGACCCTGCGACGCGAGGTGGAGGTCTGGATCCCGACACAAACAAGCCGTACTGCTACACAACTCTGCAGAAAATTCTCAACATGAAG GTCATCCATGTGTTGGACATGACGTCAGCACAGCTGCACTCGGTGGTTTTGGGTGCTGAGGAGAGCTTGCACTCCCTGCAGCTTCGTctggaaacacacactcagacacacatcTCCCCGCTGAGTCaagagctgctgcaggagaCGGGAATCTCCCTCGACCCA CGCAGACCACCTGCACACGGTCTCCCTGATGGATTG CGTGGCTGGGACACCTCCATAGTCTTCCTGTTTGATAAGAGCCTGACCAAGTACTCTGGACCACTGACTGCCAGACCTCTGCCAGACAGTGTCAACTTTATAG TCAGGGAGACAAAGACACAGCTGCCCCTGTCTGCTCTTAGGAAGGTGTGGGGCGAAGCAGTCAGCTACATCTGCGGACTGAAAGAGGACTACATTCGACTGTACCAGGGCCAGAGAGCTGCCAT GCTGAGTCTGCTGCGCTACAACACCAACTTAACTCGATACAAGAACCTGCTGTTCTCCCAGTCGCAGCAGCTCCGAGCCAAACTGGCGTTCTTTAAGACCAGCATCCAGCATGACCTCGAGCAATACACCAAGCAGAGAAACACCGGCATCT CTTCAGAAAAAATGCTGAAGTCATGGCAGGACAATGAAGAGAAGGCTGACGAGTTTACGAAG GTTGCAGATGTGGGATATCTGGATGAGGAAATTGTGGCTCTGCATTCTGAGATTGTGGAACTGCAGAGGAGTCCATTTGCAAGGAGACAGGGGGACATCATGGAACAGCT TGAAAAAAAGGCCATTGAACTGTACAAGCAGCTGAAAGCTAAGTGCAAAA GTCCTGACCCTCCACACGGCTACAGCGACAGCTCAGAAATGGTAAAGACCATACTCCAGACGGTTCAGAACCAGGACAGAGTACTGAAAGACTTGTACACTCACCTGAG tACAATTCTGGTGTGTAAGCAGCGCATTGTGGATTTGTTCCCAAAGCTGGAGAGGGCGGTAGTGGACATTAAAACTGCAGAAGCAGCAGTGATGCAGATGCAaatgaagagacagaaggagttctGGTACCTCCTCAGGATTGTCTGT GCTCAGAGCAATTCTCCAAGTCAGTCACTTATACAACAACCCACTGACAG TGAAACGGTTAATCAGTTACTGGATGACAACCAGCGTTATCTAGGTCAGCTCACTTCTCTGTTGCAAGACGCCACCCTGGAGATGGAACACA
- the plaua gene encoding plasminogen activator, urokinase a, whose product MNLFAIITVLAALSVNVAFTQRWSKKRGEMCRSGDGSSYRGSVNKSHSGRRCLNWNRMKHIYGASKGIGDHNYCRNPDYSLMPWCLVRRRSRTVREFCDIPRCSTPTVRPRAPPPPMDTERTCGERPERRMNKIVGGSFIPIESHPWVAAIFHKRHGFLCGGSLISPCWVLTAAHCFSDGELTKIPYLSVYLGKSAINDTDAEKEQQFIVEKLIIHQNYNDTSYNSDIALVKIKSRKGGCAVRSSTVRTVCIPPLHTQLPAGFTCSIAGFGKESFESFQFSQYLKQADVKLLSSAECSSELQYRNRITENMFCAGSPDWSTDACKGDSGGPLVCEASGRMFLFGVVSWGEGCAWKNRPGVYTRVTNYNKWIAEKTGLTEYTKGSMYPQK is encoded by the exons ATGAATCTGTTCGCCATCATCACTGTCCTTGCAGCGCTCAGTGTCAATGTG GCTTTTACACAAAGATGGTCCAAAAAGAGAGGAG AGATGTGTCGGTCTGGAGATGGAAGCAGCTACAGAGGATCTGTTAACAAGTCGCATAGCGGTCGCAGGTGTCTCAACTGGAACAGGATGAAACACATTTACGGAGCTTCCAAGGGCATTGGTGACCATAATTACTGCAG GAATCCCGACTACAGTTTGATGCCGTGGTGCCTTGTCCGAAGACGAAGCAGGACTGTGAGAGAATTCTGTGACATTCCCAGAT GTTCTACACCAACAGTAAGACCAAGAGCTCCTCCACCACCTATGGACACAG AGCGGACGTGTGGCGAGAGGCCTGAGCGGAGGATGAACAAAATTGTGGGCGGCTCATTCATACCCATCGAGTCGCACCCCTGGGTGGCTGCTATCTTTCACAAGCGCCACGGTTTCCTTTGCGGTGGTTCGCTCATCTCGCCTTGCTGGGTTCTTACAGCTGCACACTGCTTTTCTGATgg tGAACTCACCAAAATCCCATATCTGTCTGTATACCTGGGGAAGAGTGCCATCAATGACACAGATGCCGAAAAGGAGCAGCAATTTATTGTGGAAAAACTGATCATCCACCAGAACTACAATGACACAAGCTACAACAGTGACATAG CACTGGTGAAGATCAAAAGCAGAAAAGGAGGATGTGCAGTGAGGTCATCTACTGTTCGGACAGTTTGCATTCCTCCTCTTCACACTCAGCTGCCTGCAGGGTTTACATGCAGCATCGCAGGATTTGGGAAAGAGAGCTTCG AGTCGTTTCAGTTCTCACAGTACCTGAAACAGGCCGACGTCAAGCTGCTCTCCAGCGCTGAATGTTCAAGTGAATTGCAGTACAGAAACAGAATCACTGAGAACATGTTCTGTGCTGGGAGTCCTGACTGGAGCACCGATGCCTGCAAG GGCGACTCTGGCGGTCCATTGGTGTGTGAAGCATCAGGCCGGATGTTTCTGTTCGGGGTGGTGAGCTGGGGCGAGGGCTGTGCCTGGAAGAACAGACCAGGTGTTTACACTCGTGTCACCAACTACAACAAGTGGATTGCAGAAAAAACGGGGCTCACCGAATACACGAAAGGATCGATGTATCCCCAGAAATAA